In one Rhodoligotrophos defluvii genomic region, the following are encoded:
- a CDS encoding ABC transporter permease, translating to MVNPPVNGEALRAYARKEYWSVLALSFPALLLVSVVLFLPTGWLFALSFFDDAGQLSLVNYQRLVEQPSYLRVFQTTFLLSLAVTFFTVLIGYPLAYLLSQLPRRVANFCLLAVLLPFWTSLLVRTYAWLVLLQRNGLINTTLRDLGLTDEPLRLVHNFTGAAIGMTHIMVPFLVLPLYASMRAINPNYVKAAANLGAGPARSFWDVFVPLSLPGLLAGISLVFVLCLGFYVTPALLGGGKVIMIALRIDMNLRLYNSWGAASALGVVLLIATGLILYLANRLTRAGFGAGAFR from the coding sequence ATGGTCAATCCACCCGTGAACGGCGAAGCGCTGCGCGCCTATGCCCGCAAGGAATACTGGAGCGTCCTCGCCTTGAGCTTTCCGGCGCTCCTGCTGGTTTCAGTCGTGCTTTTTCTCCCGACCGGATGGCTGTTCGCCTTGTCGTTCTTCGACGATGCCGGTCAGTTGTCCTTGGTGAACTACCAGCGCCTGGTCGAGCAGCCGTCCTATCTCCGGGTGTTCCAAACCACGTTCCTGCTCAGCCTGGCCGTCACCTTCTTCACCGTGCTCATCGGCTATCCCCTGGCCTATCTGCTGTCGCAGCTGCCCCGGCGCGTCGCCAATTTCTGCCTGCTGGCGGTTCTGCTGCCGTTCTGGACGTCGCTTCTGGTCCGCACCTATGCGTGGCTGGTGCTCCTCCAGCGCAACGGTCTCATCAACACCACGCTTCGGGATCTCGGGCTGACGGACGAGCCGCTCCGGCTGGTGCACAACTTCACCGGTGCCGCCATCGGCATGACCCATATCATGGTGCCGTTTCTGGTGCTGCCGCTCTATGCGTCCATGCGCGCGATCAACCCGAATTACGTGAAGGCCGCCGCCAATCTCGGCGCTGGACCCGCCCGGAGCTTCTGGGACGTTTTCGTGCCGCTATCCCTCCCCGGATTGCTTGCGGGCATCTCCCTCGTGTTCGTGTTGTGCCTCGGCTTCTATGTGACGCCGGCGCTGCTCGGCGGAGGCAAGGTCATCATGATCGCGCTGCGCATCGATATGAATCTGCGGCTCTATAACAGCTGGGGCGCGGCAAGCGCCCTCGGCGTGGTGCTGCTCATCGCCACGGGCCTCATTCTCTATCTCGCCAACCGCCTCACCCGGGCCGGTTTTGGCGCCGGCGCGTTTCGCTGA
- a CDS encoding ABC transporter permease, with the protein MASHWQATHRQRAWLYVLGGAIMMFLLLPTLLVVPMSFSDSSFLGFPPPGWSTRWYEHYWNSTEWTSATWVSLRVALVTVLVATPLGTLAAYGLHMSRGPLATAIFFALATPLVVPVIFIAIGVFYLYSRLNLLYTTTGLVIAHSTLALPFVMALVASGLKSFDENQEKAARSLGAPRWRAFLTITLPQIRFSVISAALLAFLTSFDEVIIALLISGGLNETLTRRMFTTLRDQIDPTIAAISTILIGISIGCVLLSQALQAKSDERG; encoded by the coding sequence ATGGCCTCGCACTGGCAAGCCACCCACCGGCAGCGCGCCTGGCTTTATGTGCTCGGCGGCGCGATCATGATGTTCCTGCTGCTGCCCACCTTGCTGGTCGTGCCGATGTCGTTCTCCGACTCCAGCTTCCTCGGCTTTCCCCCGCCGGGCTGGTCCACGCGATGGTATGAGCACTACTGGAACTCGACCGAATGGACCTCTGCGACTTGGGTATCCCTGCGCGTCGCCCTGGTCACGGTGCTCGTCGCCACGCCTCTGGGCACGCTCGCTGCCTATGGCCTGCACATGAGCCGCGGACCCCTCGCCACCGCCATTTTCTTCGCCTTGGCCACCCCCCTGGTCGTCCCCGTGATCTTCATCGCCATCGGCGTGTTCTATCTCTACTCGCGGCTAAACCTGCTCTACACGACCACCGGGCTGGTCATCGCCCATTCGACCCTTGCGTTGCCCTTTGTCATGGCGCTGGTGGCCTCGGGTCTCAAGAGCTTCGACGAGAATCAGGAGAAAGCCGCCCGCAGCCTTGGCGCACCCCGCTGGCGCGCCTTTCTTACGATCACCTTGCCGCAGATCAGGTTCTCCGTTATCTCAGCCGCGCTGCTCGCTTTTCTCACCTCCTTCGACGAGGTGATCATCGCGCTGTTGATCTCCGGCGGGCTCAACGAGACCTTGACACGCCGCATGTTCACGACTTTGCGTGATCAGATCGATCCGACCATCGCCGCCATCTCCACCATCCTGATCGGCATCTCGATCGGCTGCGTTCTGCTGTCCCAGGCTCTGCAGGCCAAGAGCGACGAGAGGGGGTGA
- a CDS encoding Glu/Leu/Phe/Val dehydrogenase dimerization domain-containing protein encodes MRIFDHPSFSDHEQVVFVADREAGLRGIIAVHNTVRGPALGGCRIWPYRDESEAVADVLRLSLGMTYKGAMADLPFGGGKMVVIADSATEKTPALLHAIGTAVDRMQGRYITGEDVGTTSDDMAEIAKKTDKVLGLPPSLGGSGDPSPSTARGCFAGIKASIQHLTGADDLSGATVAVQGLGHVGWRLCELLAGAGAVLVVTDIRPETVAKAAARFGARTVAPEEIYDVPADIFAPCALGAVLNDDTVPRLKMRMVAGSANNQLAAPTHAEMLRDRGILYAPDYVINAGGLIQLAGEYFGFGREELDRRLAGIGNTLLQVFETAQARGLSTHEAADRLAEQRLKREPAPTAQPSPERVDADGSRG; translated from the coding sequence ATGCGGATCTTCGATCATCCGAGCTTTTCCGATCACGAGCAGGTCGTGTTCGTTGCAGACCGGGAAGCTGGGCTGCGCGGCATCATAGCCGTGCACAATACGGTGCGTGGTCCAGCGCTCGGCGGCTGCCGGATCTGGCCATACAGGGACGAGAGCGAGGCGGTTGCCGACGTTCTGCGCCTCTCCCTCGGCATGACCTACAAGGGCGCCATGGCGGATCTGCCGTTTGGCGGCGGCAAGATGGTGGTGATCGCCGATTCAGCCACGGAGAAGACCCCTGCCTTGCTCCATGCGATCGGCACGGCGGTCGATCGCATGCAGGGACGCTACATCACCGGCGAGGATGTCGGCACCACGTCCGACGACATGGCCGAGATCGCGAAGAAAACCGACAAGGTGCTGGGATTGCCGCCAAGCCTCGGCGGCAGCGGTGATCCTTCGCCCAGCACCGCCCGCGGCTGTTTCGCGGGCATCAAGGCATCCATCCAGCACCTTACCGGCGCGGACGATCTCTCCGGTGCCACGGTTGCGGTTCAGGGGCTCGGCCATGTGGGCTGGCGCCTTTGCGAATTGCTGGCTGGCGCTGGCGCCGTCCTCGTGGTCACGGACATCAGGCCTGAGACGGTGGCTAAAGCTGCTGCCCGTTTCGGGGCACGGACCGTGGCCCCCGAAGAGATCTATGACGTACCGGCGGACATCTTCGCCCCCTGCGCCCTTGGCGCGGTCCTGAACGATGATACGGTGCCTCGGCTCAAAATGCGCATGGTCGCGGGTTCGGCCAACAATCAGCTGGCGGCTCCAACGCATGCGGAGATGCTGCGAGATCGAGGCATTCTCTACGCCCCCGATTACGTGATCAATGCCGGCGGCCTCATTCAGCTTGCCGGCGAGTATTTCGGCTTCGGGCGCGAGGAGCTCGACCGCCGGCTCGCCGGTATCGGCAACACGTTGCTGCAGGTGTTCGAGACGGCGCAAGCGCGGGGCCTGTCGACCCACGAAGCTGCCGATAGGCTGGCAGAGCAGCGGCTGAAGCGCGAGCCCGCGCCGACTGCACAGCCTTCTCCCGAACGCGTAGACGCCGACGGATCTCGCGGCTAA
- a CDS encoding DUF6282 family protein — protein sequence MFQSTEEIRQLLQSAGVVDTHYHVGPELVIRRYDVKSLADVAAPFGATLVLKNHTYPTTPLAALARARFGARFFGGVVLNNYVGGLNPAAIEGAISGNRTRVDDPAPDNAPVVVWMPTVHAVAHLETYGFGFDPRWSGCCSHGHEPDPASASSEPVPVVAFDSELRATTGLIATLEAIAANGCILATGHLSGREVKRLVPMAREMGIKRVILTHPHHPAIGLSDEDQRQLAKFPEVFVEHCFAIHTQDGVALSAFAQAIRAVGPEKTLLSTDFGQVNSEPFPEGTVRYAAELAALLDGEISKADFLAMFCDNGRRALLLS from the coding sequence ATGTTCCAGTCGACGGAAGAGATCCGACAGCTGCTGCAGTCCGCCGGGGTTGTGGACACCCATTATCACGTCGGCCCGGAGCTGGTGATCCGCCGGTACGACGTGAAGTCTCTGGCGGACGTCGCTGCCCCCTTCGGCGCGACGCTCGTGCTCAAGAACCATACCTATCCAACCACGCCGCTGGCCGCCCTGGCGCGCGCCCGTTTCGGCGCCCGTTTCTTCGGCGGGGTGGTCCTCAACAACTATGTGGGCGGGCTCAATCCGGCGGCGATCGAAGGTGCCATATCCGGGAATCGGACCCGCGTCGATGATCCGGCACCGGACAATGCACCTGTCGTCGTCTGGATGCCAACCGTCCATGCGGTGGCGCACCTCGAGACCTATGGTTTCGGCTTCGACCCGCGCTGGTCTGGATGTTGCTCGCATGGCCACGAGCCCGATCCGGCAAGCGCCAGTTCCGAGCCGGTGCCCGTGGTCGCCTTCGACAGCGAGCTGCGCGCGACGACCGGTCTGATCGCGACACTCGAAGCCATCGCGGCCAATGGCTGCATTCTTGCGACCGGCCATCTGTCGGGTCGCGAAGTCAAGCGCCTCGTTCCCATGGCGCGCGAAATGGGGATAAAGCGCGTGATCCTCACCCATCCGCACCATCCTGCCATTGGTCTTTCCGACGAGGACCAGCGCCAGTTGGCAAAGTTCCCCGAGGTCTTCGTCGAACATTGCTTCGCCATCCATACCCAGGATGGCGTCGCACTCTCAGCCTTTGCCCAGGCGATCCGCGCCGTCGGTCCGGAGAAGACCCTGCTCTCCACCGATTTCGGCCAGGTCAACAGCGAGCCGTTTCCCGAAGGCACGGTGCGCTATGCCGCCGAACTGGCGGCCCTGCTCGACGGTGAGATCTCCAAGGCGGATTTCCTTGCAATGTTCTGCGACAACGGCCGTCGCGCCCTGCTTCTGTCCTGA
- a CDS encoding hydantoinase/oxoprolinase family protein, which translates to MAYRVGVDVGGSFTDFAVFSETDATIFTLKVLSRPDAPGAEIVRGLDVLKERHGIEPSAISYFTHGTTVGVNTVIQRNGQDVALFTTLNFEDVLQIARLKIPQIHNLYSRRPNPLIPRWRVFGINERIDATGHILIEPSHVDVADAVARAKAAGATGIVISFLHSYRNPANELAVKSMIAEIAPGLPVFCSSEIWPIIREYERTITAVISGYVQPKVAHYLDSFERVLRERGVACPLHITKTNGGVMGIEQAKAECVQMILSGTASGVIGAGYLAKTCGLLKVLSLDIGGTSADMAVIIDGTPQYGVGELIGDFQIHVPSVSVSSVGQGGGSIAWVDELGILKVGPDSAGSTPGPVCYGRGGERPTLTDAVAASNLIGHMPLGYGAVTVDHAAARAAIAPLAQKLGLSVEQTAGNIIEISVSSMYAEASGLISRYGIDPREFHLFAFGGAGPMLACFLARELNMRGVVVPPTPGVVSALGGLIADLKNDFIRTLYVDLDHAGVTQVASPYVALKATALDWLHRKQGHAGDATLAVSADMRYRGQSYEIETPLEEAWINEANAAAIAGAFHAEHERIFGHADENASVQMVNLRVVISGATAKPGIRALPRANRPVQPMQQITAWFDGAPHEVSLYARGSLLAGHEIASPAIIVQEDTTTVVPPGFSITVDAFGNLLIALNHEAREHGH; encoded by the coding sequence ATGGCGTATCGTGTTGGGGTGGATGTCGGCGGATCCTTCACCGACTTCGCTGTGTTCAGCGAGACCGACGCGACCATCTTCACCCTGAAGGTGCTGTCGCGGCCGGATGCGCCAGGCGCAGAAATCGTGAGAGGCCTTGACGTCCTCAAGGAGCGGCACGGGATCGAGCCTTCCGCGATCAGCTACTTCACCCACGGCACCACTGTGGGCGTGAATACGGTCATACAGCGCAATGGGCAGGACGTCGCCCTGTTCACGACCTTGAATTTCGAGGACGTGCTGCAGATCGCGCGGCTGAAGATCCCGCAGATCCACAATCTCTACTCCAGGCGCCCCAACCCGCTCATCCCGCGCTGGCGGGTGTTCGGGATCAATGAGCGCATCGACGCCACCGGCCATATCCTGATCGAGCCGAGCCATGTGGACGTTGCCGATGCGGTCGCCCGGGCCAAAGCTGCAGGCGCCACGGGAATCGTGATCTCCTTCCTCCACTCCTATCGCAACCCGGCCAATGAGCTGGCCGTCAAATCGATGATCGCCGAAATCGCCCCGGGCCTGCCGGTGTTCTGCTCGAGCGAGATCTGGCCGATCATCCGAGAATATGAGCGCACCATCACCGCCGTGATCAGCGGGTATGTGCAGCCGAAGGTCGCGCACTATTTGGACTCGTTCGAGCGGGTTCTGCGCGAGCGCGGTGTCGCCTGTCCCCTGCACATCACCAAGACCAATGGCGGCGTGATGGGAATCGAGCAGGCGAAAGCCGAATGCGTTCAGATGATCCTGTCCGGCACGGCCTCCGGTGTCATCGGCGCCGGATATTTGGCCAAGACCTGCGGCCTTCTCAAGGTGCTCAGCCTCGATATCGGCGGGACCAGCGCCGACATGGCGGTCATCATCGACGGCACGCCGCAATATGGCGTGGGCGAACTGATCGGCGACTTTCAGATCCATGTGCCATCGGTGTCGGTCAGCTCGGTGGGCCAGGGCGGCGGCTCGATCGCCTGGGTCGATGAGCTCGGCATCCTCAAGGTCGGCCCCGACAGCGCCGGCTCCACGCCGGGGCCGGTCTGCTACGGACGAGGCGGCGAAAGGCCGACCCTCACGGATGCCGTTGCCGCAAGCAATCTCATCGGCCACATGCCGTTGGGTTATGGCGCGGTCACGGTCGACCATGCCGCCGCCCGCGCCGCCATTGCCCCGCTTGCGCAAAAGCTCGGGCTTTCGGTCGAGCAGACCGCCGGCAACATCATCGAAATCTCGGTTTCCAGCATGTATGCCGAGGCCAGCGGGCTCATTTCCCGCTACGGCATAGATCCGCGCGAGTTCCACCTCTTCGCCTTTGGTGGCGCCGGCCCCATGCTCGCTTGCTTTCTCGCCCGCGAGCTGAACATGCGGGGTGTCGTCGTGCCGCCGACGCCCGGGGTGGTCTCGGCCCTCGGTGGGCTCATTGCGGATCTCAAGAACGACTTCATCCGTACCCTTTACGTGGATCTCGACCATGCCGGGGTCACGCAGGTGGCAAGCCCCTATGTGGCGCTGAAGGCGACCGCGCTGGACTGGCTCCATCGCAAGCAGGGCCACGCGGGTGATGCGACGCTCGCCGTTTCCGCCGATATGCGCTACCGGGGGCAATCCTACGAGATCGAGACCCCGTTGGAGGAAGCCTGGATCAACGAGGCGAATGCAGCCGCCATCGCCGGGGCTTTCCATGCCGAGCACGAGCGCATCTTCGGTCATGCGGATGAGAACGCGTCTGTTCAGATGGTGAACCTCCGCGTCGTCATCTCCGGCGCAACGGCGAAACCCGGCATCCGCGCCCTGCCGCGCGCCAACCGCCCGGTTCAGCCAATGCAGCAGATCACGGCGTGGTTTGACGGTGCCCCGCACGAGGTCAGCCTCTATGCCCGCGGCAGCCTGTTGGCCGGGCATGAGATCGCCTCGCCCGCCATCATCGTGCAGGAGGATACGACCACGGTGGTTCCGCCTGGCTTCTCGATCACCGTCGATGCCTTCGGCAATCTGTTGATCGCGCTGAACCATGAGGCTCGCGAACATGGCCATTGA
- a CDS encoding hydantoinase B/oxoprolinase family protein encodes MAIDQRNLQVLANFCGAAADAMAFTLMRTAHSAFVKETEDFSCQIVTREGLAFGNPRQFGAPWYSGIDYGPLIEMFDSYSEGDICITNDPYSGYVATHTPDIHIWKPVFYEGKLACFAVGHIHNTDVGGAVPASLSRSLTEIEQEGIRIPPVKLMERGVMNAFVGRVLRTNVRLPDQNWGDLNAQIASVNVGERKILEIIHRFGFDAFIDGVEQILDYAEQQARAILRKVPDGSYFFADYADEDSSGGRPCRVALTLRVRGDEVELDYTGSDPQLGSSLNMPTGGRERHPLVMVGLTYVLFTLNNNLLLNAGTLRPARAILPEGSIVNAQAPAAVGMRSLICAMTQIVTVGAFSQALPDLMPAASPGGNAIMNVKTTARNGMPVMASIGPVGGGGGGTPFCDGSDGAGGATGFLRNTPIEISEAEVPIHFLRYGLCPDTGAPGKFRGGLSAVMEFRVSAPGTVVTARNRNRSIMPSWGVRGAQAAKLSQFVKNPDQPEEVQLGNADLVECHPGDVIRVVGPGAGGYGDPLERSPEAVFADVRQGYVSPASAMADYGVVVHDGMLDLEATKRQRASRARRPAPHFTYGRERMEFEQIWTKKRFDLLTAFLWQMPVQWRFFLKHRIFEAVEQSTETEKPVEAQMVEIFEALRKQYALPIPYRPFTVSQQD; translated from the coding sequence ATGGCCATTGACCAGCGCAATCTTCAGGTACTCGCCAATTTCTGTGGCGCTGCCGCCGATGCCATGGCCTTCACCCTCATGCGCACGGCGCATTCGGCCTTCGTGAAGGAGACTGAAGACTTTTCCTGTCAGATCGTGACGCGGGAAGGGCTTGCCTTCGGCAACCCGCGCCAGTTCGGTGCGCCCTGGTACAGCGGCATCGACTATGGACCGCTGATCGAGATGTTCGACAGCTATTCGGAAGGTGACATCTGCATCACCAACGATCCCTATAGCGGCTATGTCGCCACCCATACGCCGGACATTCACATCTGGAAGCCGGTGTTTTACGAGGGCAAGCTCGCCTGCTTTGCGGTCGGACATATTCACAATACCGATGTGGGTGGCGCCGTCCCCGCGTCCCTGTCGCGCTCGCTGACCGAGATCGAGCAGGAGGGCATCCGCATCCCGCCGGTGAAGCTCATGGAGCGCGGCGTGATGAACGCGTTCGTGGGCCGCGTGCTTCGGACCAATGTTCGCCTGCCCGATCAGAACTGGGGCGACCTCAACGCACAGATCGCCTCGGTCAATGTGGGTGAACGGAAGATCCTGGAGATCATCCACCGCTTCGGCTTCGACGCGTTCATCGATGGCGTCGAGCAGATCCTCGACTATGCCGAGCAGCAAGCCCGGGCCATACTGCGCAAGGTGCCCGACGGCAGCTATTTCTTTGCCGATTATGCGGACGAGGACTCGAGTGGTGGCCGTCCGTGCCGGGTGGCCTTGACGTTGCGTGTCCGTGGCGACGAGGTGGAGCTGGACTATACCGGAAGCGATCCACAGCTTGGGTCCTCCCTGAACATGCCGACCGGTGGCCGCGAGCGCCACCCACTGGTCATGGTCGGGCTCACCTACGTGCTCTTTACTCTGAACAACAACCTCCTGCTGAATGCCGGCACCTTGCGGCCGGCTCGGGCCATTCTGCCGGAGGGAAGCATCGTCAATGCGCAAGCGCCTGCTGCGGTTGGCATGCGGTCGCTGATCTGCGCCATGACCCAGATCGTCACGGTGGGTGCCTTCTCCCAGGCCCTGCCGGACCTGATGCCGGCCGCTTCTCCCGGCGGCAATGCCATCATGAACGTGAAGACCACGGCCCGGAACGGCATGCCCGTGATGGCGTCCATCGGTCCGGTGGGTGGGGGCGGAGGCGGCACGCCCTTCTGCGATGGCAGCGACGGCGCCGGTGGCGCCACCGGCTTCCTGCGCAACACCCCGATCGAGATCAGCGAGGCGGAAGTTCCCATCCATTTCCTGCGCTACGGCCTGTGCCCCGACACGGGCGCCCCGGGCAAATTTCGGGGCGGGCTTTCTGCAGTGATGGAATTCCGGGTATCCGCGCCAGGCACGGTGGTCACCGCACGGAATCGCAATCGATCCATCATGCCCTCCTGGGGCGTGCGCGGGGCGCAGGCCGCCAAGCTGTCGCAATTTGTCAAAAATCCCGACCAGCCCGAGGAAGTGCAATTGGGCAATGCCGATCTCGTCGAGTGCCATCCAGGCGATGTGATCCGCGTGGTCGGGCCGGGTGCCGGCGGCTATGGCGATCCGTTGGAACGCTCGCCCGAGGCCGTCTTCGCCGACGTCCGCCAGGGCTATGTCTCGCCGGCCAGCGCGATGGCCGATTATGGCGTGGTCGTCCATGACGGCATGCTCGACCTCGAGGCCACGAAGCGCCAGCGCGCCTCCCGCGCGCGCCGACCAGCCCCGCATTTCACCTATGGCCGCGAGCGGATGGAATTCGAGCAGATTTGGACGAAGAAGCGTTTCGACCTGCTGACCGCGTTCCTGTGGCAAATGCCCGTGCAATGGCGCTTTTTCCTGAAGCACCGGATTTTCGAGGCGGTCGAACAGTCAACCGAAACGGAAAAACCGGTCGAAGCACAAATGGTCGAGATTTTCGAGGCCTTGCGCAAGCAATACGCTCTGCCAATTCCATATCGGCCGTTCACCGTATCGCAACAGGACTGA
- a CDS encoding NAD(P)/FAD-dependent oxidoreductase: protein MAETRGAADIIIIGGGIVGCSAAFFLRRRNLSVILLERYLVGQQASGTNFGNVRRQGRHLTQLPLANRSRAIWAQIPSLTGSDVEFMPVGHVRFLWSEEQIAVVEDYARQASHYGLELHILSQREIRERFPFVGPEAVAGSWSPHDGHANPRLVAPAFARAAAKLGAAIHENCAASAIEKTGEDFIVTTPTGQFRAPLVLIASGAWGGGLAEQLAEPVPIEVAGPQMGVTEPAPYFIHPVVGVSTKIPGEVAYLRQIPRGNIIFGGVHRRPAALDERRAKYDPAGLMAQFRQILRLAPTLRHLRLIRTWSGVEGYIGDDRPIMGASEKTSGLYYAFGFCGYGFQLGPGVGDVMAELIATGKTETPIDEYHVNRFTLQPAARLQVSAAH from the coding sequence ATGGCTGAGACACGCGGCGCAGCGGATATCATCATCATCGGTGGGGGGATCGTGGGGTGCTCCGCGGCCTTCTTTCTGCGGCGCCGCAATCTCTCCGTGATCCTGCTGGAGCGCTACCTGGTCGGCCAGCAGGCGAGCGGTACCAATTTCGGCAATGTGCGCCGTCAGGGGCGCCATCTCACGCAGCTGCCGCTGGCCAATCGCTCGCGCGCCATCTGGGCGCAGATCCCGTCGCTGACCGGATCGGATGTGGAGTTCATGCCGGTCGGGCACGTTCGCTTCCTATGGAGCGAGGAGCAGATCGCGGTGGTGGAGGACTATGCGCGGCAAGCCAGCCACTATGGGTTGGAACTGCACATTCTCAGCCAGCGCGAGATCCGCGAGAGGTTTCCCTTCGTCGGACCGGAGGCGGTGGCAGGCTCCTGGTCACCTCATGACGGCCACGCCAATCCGCGGCTGGTTGCGCCAGCCTTCGCGCGCGCAGCCGCCAAGCTGGGCGCGGCCATCCACGAGAACTGCGCAGCATCGGCCATCGAGAAAACCGGCGAGGACTTCATCGTCACGACGCCAACCGGCCAGTTCCGCGCGCCGCTTGTTCTGATCGCGAGCGGCGCCTGGGGTGGCGGCTTGGCCGAGCAGCTGGCCGAGCCGGTTCCGATCGAGGTTGCGGGGCCGCAGATGGGCGTCACCGAGCCGGCGCCCTACTTCATTCATCCCGTGGTCGGGGTCTCGACCAAGATTCCGGGCGAAGTGGCCTATCTCCGGCAAATTCCGCGTGGCAACATCATCTTTGGCGGCGTTCACCGGCGCCCGGCCGCGCTGGACGAGCGCCGGGCGAAGTATGACCCAGCCGGGCTGATGGCGCAGTTCCGGCAGATCCTGCGCCTGGCGCCCACCTTGCGCCATTTACGGCTGATCCGCACCTGGTCGGGGGTTGAAGGCTATATCGGCGACGACCGGCCGATCATGGGTGCAAGCGAGAAGACGAGCGGTCTCTATTATGCTTTCGGCTTCTGCGGCTACGGGTTCCAGCTGGGGCCGGGCGTCGGCGACGTGATGGCCGAGCTCATCGCGACCGGAAAGACCGAGACGCCGATTGACGAGTACCATGTCAACCGCTTCACGCTGCAGCCTGCCGCGCGGCTCCAGGTAAGCGCCGCTCACTGA
- a CDS encoding NAD(P)/FAD-dependent oxidoreductase has protein sequence MADPRIVIVGAGPAGTRAAEALVAAGLRPTVIDEGRYSGGQIYRRQPPNFTRRPEALYGTEAAKARAIHSAFDQLAGRIDYRPETLAWAVKDNTLHIQKNMRIEALDYDALLIASGATDRVIPLPGWTFPGCYSLGAAQITLKMQACAIGSRVVFLGTGPLLYLVAWQYLKAGCAPLAVLDTSRMADHLAGLPLMASRPEQLLKGARLVSGLRRAGVAIWRGILPREVLGDPDRGVAGIRFTDANGQDRQIDCNAIGMGYHLRAESQLADLAGCEFAFDPLLRQWLPHVDDAGRSSVANVYLAGDGVRILGADAAETSGRLAAMALLTDFGRAQPRFAMDRLRRLMQRHKRFAQGIAKAFPWPWQQMATMPRTTVVCRCEAITVDELCSAVETCQAPEVNRAKAFSRVGMGRCQGRFCGQASQEIVAFAQQASVESSGRLRGQAPVKPLPIGVCEEVGHG, from the coding sequence GTGGCCGATCCCCGCATAGTCATCGTGGGCGCGGGTCCCGCTGGCACACGCGCGGCTGAGGCTCTGGTTGCGGCGGGCCTGCGGCCGACCGTGATCGATGAGGGGCGCTACAGCGGCGGACAGATCTATCGCCGGCAGCCCCCGAACTTCACGCGCAGGCCGGAGGCGCTGTATGGCACCGAAGCCGCCAAGGCGCGGGCCATTCACTCGGCTTTCGACCAACTGGCCGGACGCATCGATTATCGGCCGGAGACGCTTGCCTGGGCGGTGAAGGACAACACGCTGCACATCCAGAAAAACATGCGGATCGAGGCGCTCGATTATGATGCGCTGCTCATCGCCTCTGGCGCGACCGATCGCGTGATACCCCTGCCGGGCTGGACCTTCCCGGGCTGCTATTCGCTCGGCGCGGCGCAGATCACCCTGAAGATGCAGGCTTGCGCCATTGGCAGCCGCGTGGTGTTCCTGGGCACGGGCCCGCTCCTGTATCTCGTCGCCTGGCAGTATCTCAAGGCCGGCTGCGCGCCCCTGGCCGTACTCGATACATCGCGCATGGCTGATCATCTTGCCGGCTTGCCGCTGATGGCCTCGCGCCCCGAACAGCTGCTGAAGGGCGCCCGGCTCGTTTCAGGCCTGCGGCGAGCGGGCGTTGCTATCTGGCGCGGCATCCTCCCGCGCGAGGTGCTCGGCGACCCGGACAGGGGCGTGGCCGGCATCCGTTTCACCGATGCGAACGGGCAGGATCGGCAGATCGACTGCAATGCCATAGGGATGGGTTATCACCTCCGGGCCGAAAGCCAGCTCGCCGATCTTGCCGGGTGCGAATTCGCCTTCGACCCGCTGCTTAGGCAATGGCTGCCGCATGTGGACGATGCCGGCCGCAGCTCGGTTGCCAATGTCTACTTGGCTGGCGATGGCGTGCGCATTCTGGGTGCGGATGCGGCAGAGACGAGCGGCCGGCTGGCGGCGATGGCGCTGCTGACCGACTTCGGACGGGCCCAGCCTCGATTCGCAATGGACCGTCTGCGGCGGCTGATGCAGCGCCACAAGCGCTTCGCGCAGGGAATAGCCAAGGCCTTTCCCTGGCCGTGGCAGCAGATGGCCACGATGCCCCGCACCACGGTGGTCTGCCGGTGCGAAGCCATCACCGTGGACGAGCTGTGCAGCGCGGTCGAGACCTGCCAGGCGCCGGAGGTCAACCGCGCCAAGGCCTTCTCTCGCGTGGGGATGGGACGCTGCCAGGGCCGGTTCTGCGGGCAGGCGAGCCAGGAGATCGTCGCCTTCGCGCAGCAGGCATCGGTGGAGTCTTCCGGCCGGCTGCGCGGCCAGGCGCCAGTCAAGCCGCTGCCCATCGGCGTGTGCGAAGAGGTTGGCCATGGCTGA
- a CDS encoding (2Fe-2S)-binding protein, whose amino-acid sequence MEARFLRLAEQNRRPVRLIIDGAEVQALEGDMLLTVLMLNIGFARLSDFGDGKRAGFCFMGACQDCWVWTREGERLRSCSVPVAEGMEICTTAPEGLWPIPA is encoded by the coding sequence ATGGAAGCCAGGTTCTTGCGCCTTGCCGAACAGAATCGAAGACCGGTCAGGCTGATCATCGACGGCGCCGAAGTTCAGGCTCTGGAGGGCGACATGCTGCTCACCGTGCTCATGCTGAATATCGGCTTCGCGCGGCTTTCCGATTTCGGCGACGGCAAGCGCGCCGGCTTCTGCTTCATGGGCGCCTGCCAGGACTGCTGGGTCTGGACCAGGGAGGGCGAGCGGTTGCGCTCGTGCTCGGTGCCCGTCGCCGAGGGCATGGAGATCTGCACGACAGCGCCGGAGGGACTGTGGCCGATCCCCGCATAG